The Thomasclavelia ramosa DSM 1402 genome includes a region encoding these proteins:
- a CDS encoding asparaginase yields MKNIIIVATGGTIAGSGKVGKATNYQAGKINIKEIIDSIPMINEVANLKAIQLFNVDSNEMNEEHWIILANKINDLASQKNVDGIVVTHGTDTLDETAYFLNLTINTYKPVVLTGAMRPASATSADGPINLYQAVCLASCDDALGHGVMAVFSSTIYSGRDIQKISNFKTDAFDQKDFGCLGYMNDDKVMMFSRTFKKHTLQSVFSEKPITELPPVGIVYYYAGAKPDILTMMAQNHRGIVIIGSGSGNYSQAWLNEIETLGAQGIIFVRASRVNQGIVYESDVFDPHNVCIPSNTLSGQKARVLLMLALSVTQNTKEIKRIFNEY; encoded by the coding sequence ATGAAAAATATTATAATTGTAGCAACAGGTGGAACAATTGCAGGAAGTGGCAAAGTTGGAAAAGCAACTAATTATCAGGCTGGAAAAATCAATATTAAGGAAATAATTGACTCTATTCCAATGATTAATGAAGTTGCTAATTTAAAAGCAATTCAGCTTTTTAATGTCGATAGTAATGAGATGAATGAAGAACATTGGATAATTTTAGCTAATAAAATAAATGATTTGGCTTCTCAAAAAAATGTTGATGGTATTGTAGTTACTCATGGAACTGATACATTGGATGAGACAGCCTATTTTTTAAATCTTACAATCAATACATATAAGCCAGTCGTTTTGACAGGGGCAATGAGACCAGCGAGTGCAACTAGTGCAGATGGTCCGATTAATTTATATCAAGCTGTTTGTTTGGCTTCGTGTGATGATGCTTTGGGACATGGCGTAATGGCAGTCTTTTCAAGTACAATTTATTCAGGGCGAGATATCCAAAAAATTAGTAATTTTAAAACTGATGCATTTGATCAAAAAGATTTTGGATGTTTGGGTTATATGAATGATGATAAAGTTATGATGTTTTCAAGAACTTTTAAAAAACATACATTGCAATCAGTTTTTAGTGAAAAGCCAATTACTGAATTGCCTCCGGTAGGGATTGTCTATTACTATGCTGGTGCTAAACCTGATATTTTGACGATGATGGCTCAGAATCATCGAGGGATTGTGATAATTGGCAGCGGTAGTGGTAATTATAGTCAAGCATGGCTGAATGAAATTGAAACACTAGGTGCTCAAGGAATCATTTTTGTTAGAGCGTCTCGGGTTAATCAGGGAATTGTATATGAGAGTGATGTTTTTGATCCTCATAATGTCTGTATACCGTCTAATACTTTGTCAGGACAAAAAGCTAGAGTGCTTCTAATGCTTGCTTTAAGTGTTACTCAGAATACAAAAGAAATTAAAAGAATTTTTAATGAATATTAA
- a CDS encoding DNA-processing protein DprA yields MYVERIKLNLDSIAMMLFCARLKAYKEVPLSNEEWLLIERIIKKKGLKGPASLLSMNQTELEEILEINEFIAYKMARRIETMNIFFSVLNNLEGNGINVTTKYEDNFPKLLTKHLKKRAPLYVFYCGNIELVGEGISLMGLNKVTKKDRAYTKRLVDKAIEDNLIYISNDAKGIDDVALHYALYHGCHCISFVCERLGAKSKDYTRYIKSGQLVMLSAEDPNCYFDVTNAIERNSYVCALSKYQIIVSSSINNGATWFTSLQNLHNKWTTPLAVEGLYLGNDRLLDMGVTPIYIKDVLSDYSFDMIYDRNKKIVEDAEVNIDQMSIFEFIGE; encoded by the coding sequence ATGTACGTGGAACGAATCAAACTTAATTTAGATAGTATTGCAATGATGCTGTTTTGTGCTCGATTAAAAGCGTATAAAGAGGTCCCACTTTCTAATGAGGAATGGTTGTTAATTGAGCGGATTATAAAAAAGAAGGGGTTAAAAGGACCTGCTAGTTTGCTGTCGATGAATCAGACAGAACTTGAAGAAATTTTAGAAATAAATGAATTTATTGCTTATAAAATGGCACGAAGAATTGAAACGATGAATATTTTTTTTAGTGTTCTTAATAATCTGGAGGGAAATGGAATTAATGTTACTACAAAATATGAAGATAATTTCCCTAAATTGTTAACTAAACACCTAAAGAAAAGGGCTCCATTATATGTGTTTTATTGTGGTAATATTGAATTAGTTGGAGAAGGAATTTCTTTGATGGGTCTTAATAAGGTTACTAAAAAAGATCGCGCCTATACCAAAAGATTGGTAGATAAAGCAATTGAAGATAATCTAATTTACATTTCCAATGATGCTAAAGGAATTGATGATGTTGCTTTGCATTACGCACTTTATCATGGTTGTCATTGTATTAGTTTTGTTTGTGAGCGACTTGGTGCTAAAAGCAAAGACTATACTAGATATATTAAATCCGGACAATTAGTGATGCTGAGTGCTGAGGATCCAAACTGCTATTTTGATGTAACTAATGCAATTGAGCGTAATAGCTATGTATGTGCATTGTCAAAATATCAAATTATTGTTTCAAGTAGTATTAATAATGGCGCAACATGGTTTACTTCGTTGCAAAATTTACACAATAAATGGACTACACCTTTAGCTGTTGAAGGGTTATATTTAGGAAATGATCGGTTACTTGATATGGGAGTGACACCAATATATATAAAAGATGTATTGTCTGATTATTCGTTCGATATGATTTATGATAGAAACAAAAAAATTGTTGAAGATGCAGAAGTCAATATTGATCAGATGTCAATATTTGAATTTATAGGAGAATAG
- a CDS encoding rhomboid family intramembrane serine protease has translation MNFDYKKYPVTAGVIGICILVYCYTTVKYGFEMNAYQGIRAGGFNPILVLAGNQYWRLISANFIHFGIMHIFCNCYSLVNLGSVMEYLLGMKRYLIILIASALATTILPTVFYILTGNGASSIMGGISGAIFGLMGALLALAWKFKDVYAYLFKQISSSVLLMLLISILVPSISLSGHISGMIGGFIATLLIIKFMPLRIWKKKKPENYHNLVN, from the coding sequence ATGAATTTTGATTATAAAAAATATCCAGTGACAGCCGGGGTGATTGGAATATGTATTTTAGTTTATTGTTATACAACCGTTAAATACGGTTTTGAAATGAATGCTTATCAAGGAATCAGAGCAGGTGGATTTAATCCAATTTTGGTTTTGGCAGGAAATCAATATTGGCGATTAATTAGTGCAAACTTTATTCATTTTGGAATTATGCATATTTTTTGTAACTGTTATTCATTAGTTAATCTAGGCTCAGTTATGGAATATTTGTTGGGAATGAAGCGTTATTTGATTATTTTGATTGCTTCTGCCCTTGCAACTACGATTTTACCAACAGTTTTTTATATTTTGACTGGAAATGGTGCTAGTAGTATTATGGGAGGTATTTCTGGAGCTATTTTTGGATTGATGGGAGCTTTATTAGCATTGGCTTGGAAATTTAAAGATGTTTATGCATATTTATTCAAGCAAATATCGTCAAGTGTTCTATTGATGCTGCTGATTTCTATATTGGTGCCTTCGATTTCTTTATCTGGACATATTTCAGGTATGATTGGTGGTTTTATTGCAACTTTACTAATTATCAAATTTATGCCTTTACGCATTTGGAAAAAGAAAAAACCGGAAAATTATCATAATCTTGTCAATTAA
- the galU gene encoding UTP--glucose-1-phosphate uridylyltransferase GalU, with product MKQKVRKAIIPAAGLGTRFLPATKALAKEMLPIVDTPTIQYIIQEAVDSGIEEILIITNSNKHAMENHFDKSYELEARLTESGKMEQVKMIQDIADMANIYYIRQKEPKGLGHAVLCAKSFIGDEPFAVLLGDDIVVNDGGEPALKQLIDAYINKEASVVGVQTVEHKDVCKYGIVSPSHSHPRENGGRLVKLNNMVEKPAVEEAPSDMAVLGRYVLTPKVFELLETQGKGAGGEIQLTDAIKRLMDIQAVYAYDFEGIRYDVGDKFGFIKATIDFALKREDLKEKVQAYINSLVKDVK from the coding sequence ATGAAACAAAAAGTAAGAAAAGCAATTATTCCAGCGGCTGGATTAGGAACAAGATTTTTACCAGCAACTAAAGCACTAGCAAAGGAGATGTTGCCAATTGTTGATACCCCAACAATTCAATATATTATCCAAGAAGCAGTGGATAGTGGAATTGAAGAAATTTTAATTATTACTAATTCAAATAAACATGCGATGGAAAATCATTTTGATAAGTCGTATGAATTAGAAGCGCGTTTAACAGAATCAGGTAAAATGGAACAAGTTAAAATGATACAAGATATTGCTGATATGGCAAATATTTATTATATTCGTCAAAAAGAGCCAAAGGGATTAGGTCATGCGGTATTATGTGCAAAATCATTTATTGGTGATGAGCCATTTGCAGTATTATTAGGTGATGATATTGTTGTAAATGATGGTGGTGAGCCAGCATTAAAGCAATTAATAGATGCGTATATAAATAAAGAAGCATCAGTTGTTGGGGTACAGACAGTTGAACATAAAGATGTTTGTAAATATGGAATTGTCAGTCCGTCACATTCGCATCCTCGTGAAAATGGTGGGCGTTTAGTTAAGTTAAATAATATGGTGGAAAAGCCGGCAGTTGAAGAAGCTCCTAGCGATATGGCAGTATTAGGAAGATATGTTTTGACACCAAAAGTATTTGAATTGCTAGAAACTCAAGGAAAAGGTGCTGGTGGAGAAATCCAGTTAACAGATGCTATCAAACGTTTAATGGATATTCAAGCGGTCTATGCGTATGACTTTGAAGGGATTCGTTATGATGTTGGTGATAAGTTTGGTTTTATTAAGGCAACGATTGATTTTGCATTAAAGCGCGAAGATTTAAAAGAAAAGGTTCAAGCATATATAAATTCACTTGTAAAGGATGTTAAATGA
- the nifJ gene encoding pyruvate:ferredoxin (flavodoxin) oxidoreductase encodes MAKKFLSMDGNTAAAHVAYAFTEVASIYPITPSSPMAENAEAWSAQGKKNIFGSPVNVIEMQSEAGAAGAVHGALQGGALATTFTASQGLLLMIPNLYKIAGELLPGVFHVSARALATRALNIFGDHQDIYACRQVGMPMICSHSVQEVMDLGGIAHLTAIKSSVPVMHFFDGFRTSHEIQKVEVMDYDVLESLLDKEALAKYKKNAMNPHTNPIERGGAENDDIYFQGREAQNKHYDAVVEVVADYMKKISEITGREYAPFTYYGAPDAARVIVAMGSVTETIKETIDEMNRRGDRVGLIKVHLYRPFSAKYLLKVLPNTVEKVAVLDRTKEMGATGEPLYLDVVSVLKDVKHVRAIVGGRYGMGSKDTTPRQIKAVYDHLLEDAPFTSFTIGINDDVTNLSLKEDPEFNVDADYTACLFYGLGSDGTVSANKSSIKIIGDHTDLYSQAYFAYDSKKAGGATRSNLRFGNTPIRATYYVNNADFISCSLDNYVIKYDMLKNLKDGGTFLLNTEFSKEEIIDYLPNRVKKQLADKKAKFYIINANKIAGEIGMGRRTNTILQSAFFALNPQILPIEKAVEYMKEMAKKTYSKKGDAIVQLNYKAIDAGKDAIEEVAVDNSWSDLTVTATRSTTGDEHFDEFVSVINSLDGYDLPVSAFMDKLDGSMKSGVAIKEKRAIATEVPRWNKDNCIQCNNCVMVCPHATIRAFLLDEEEMANLPENIGDDVLVPMGKDMGGLVYRIQVSPDNCVGCGLCVTECPGKKGEKALEMVSVKDELVHAPLADYMYANVKYRDDKYPLTTAKGVGFMRPYFEVSGACGGCGETPYYRLASQLFGKDMMIANATGCSSIYSGSTPSTPCAIDGNGQGPAWANSLFEDNAEFGFGMKLAENYKVGHLLRIIEENKDACEPELKALLEEYVEINGDRAKERELVPQIMTAVKASSNEAIKELLNHEGDMVSKSQWIIGGDGWAYDIGYGGLDHVIASNQNVNILVLDTEVYSNTGGQSSKSSQAGSIAKFTAGGKSAAKKDLAQIAMAYGHVYVAQVAMGANPVQTIKAFKEAEAYNGPSLIIAYSPCMEHGIKGGLANHQRQQKDAVSCGYFNLLRYDPRLEDAGKNPLQVDSKAPDFDKFKDFLLSENRFAQLLKVNPEHAEALMEKCLADAKKRRLRLDRMA; translated from the coding sequence ATGGCTAAAAAGTTTTTATCAATGGATGGTAATACTGCTGCAGCGCACGTTGCGTATGCGTTTACTGAAGTAGCAAGTATTTATCCAATTACACCTTCATCTCCAATGGCTGAAAATGCGGAAGCATGGTCTGCCCAAGGTAAAAAAAATATCTTTGGTTCACCTGTTAATGTAATTGAAATGCAATCAGAAGCCGGAGCTGCTGGTGCTGTCCATGGGGCGTTACAAGGTGGTGCACTTGCAACTACTTTTACTGCGTCTCAAGGTTTATTATTGATGATTCCTAACTTATACAAGATTGCTGGGGAATTATTACCTGGTGTATTCCATGTATCAGCAAGAGCACTTGCAACAAGAGCATTAAATATTTTTGGTGATCATCAAGATATTTATGCTTGTCGCCAAGTTGGAATGCCAATGATTTGTTCACACTCAGTTCAAGAAGTAATGGATTTAGGAGGAATTGCACATTTAACGGCAATTAAATCATCTGTTCCTGTAATGCACTTCTTTGATGGGTTTAGAACATCTCATGAAATTCAAAAAGTAGAAGTAATGGATTATGATGTATTAGAAAGTCTTTTAGATAAAGAGGCTCTTGCTAAATACAAGAAAAATGCAATGAATCCACACACTAACCCAATTGAGCGCGGTGGGGCTGAAAATGATGATATTTATTTCCAAGGTCGTGAAGCTCAAAACAAGCATTATGATGCAGTGGTAGAAGTAGTTGCTGATTATATGAAAAAGATTTCTGAAATTACCGGTAGAGAATATGCTCCATTTACATATTATGGGGCACCTGATGCAGCAAGAGTAATCGTTGCAATGGGATCAGTAACAGAAACAATTAAAGAAACAATTGATGAAATGAACCGTCGCGGTGATCGCGTAGGTTTAATTAAAGTACATCTATATCGTCCTTTCTCTGCCAAATACTTATTAAAAGTATTACCTAATACAGTGGAAAAAGTAGCTGTTCTAGATCGTACTAAAGAAATGGGTGCTACTGGAGAGCCTTTATATTTAGATGTTGTTAGTGTCCTTAAAGACGTTAAACATGTAAGAGCAATTGTTGGTGGACGTTATGGTATGGGTTCTAAAGATACTACTCCTCGTCAAATCAAAGCAGTATATGATCATTTATTAGAGGATGCTCCATTTACTTCATTTACAATTGGTATTAATGATGATGTAACTAATCTATCATTAAAAGAGGATCCTGAATTTAATGTTGATGCTGATTATACAGCATGTCTATTTTATGGTTTAGGTTCAGATGGTACTGTTTCAGCTAATAAATCTTCAATAAAAATCATTGGGGATCATACTGATTTATATTCACAAGCTTATTTTGCTTATGATTCTAAAAAAGCTGGAGGGGCAACACGCTCTAATTTACGCTTTGGGAATACTCCAATCAGAGCTACTTATTATGTAAATAATGCGGATTTTATTTCTTGTTCATTAGACAACTATGTAATTAAATATGATATGTTAAAAAATCTTAAAGATGGTGGAACATTCTTATTAAATACAGAGTTCTCAAAAGAAGAAATTATTGATTATTTACCAAATCGAGTAAAAAAACAATTAGCAGATAAAAAGGCTAAATTCTATATAATTAATGCCAATAAAATTGCTGGCGAAATTGGTATGGGAAGAAGAACTAATACAATTCTTCAATCTGCATTCTTTGCATTAAATCCCCAAATCTTACCAATTGAAAAAGCTGTTGAATATATGAAAGAAATGGCAAAGAAAACATATAGTAAAAAAGGTGATGCTATTGTCCAACTTAACTACAAAGCAATTGATGCAGGTAAAGACGCAATTGAAGAAGTAGCTGTTGATAATTCTTGGTCTGATTTAACAGTAACTGCAACTAGAAGTACTACTGGAGATGAACATTTTGATGAATTTGTTTCAGTAATCAATAGTTTAGATGGTTATGATTTACCTGTTTCTGCTTTCATGGATAAATTAGATGGTTCAATGAAATCAGGAGTGGCAATCAAAGAAAAGCGTGCAATTGCAACTGAAGTTCCTCGTTGGAATAAAGATAACTGTATTCAATGTAATAACTGTGTAATGGTTTGCCCTCATGCAACGATCAGAGCGTTCTTGCTTGATGAAGAAGAAATGGCTAATTTACCAGAAAACATTGGTGATGATGTTTTAGTTCCAATGGGTAAAGATATGGGTGGATTAGTATATCGTATCCAAGTTTCACCGGATAACTGTGTTGGATGTGGTTTATGTGTTACTGAATGTCCAGGTAAGAAAGGTGAAAAAGCTCTTGAAATGGTTAGTGTGAAAGATGAATTAGTACATGCTCCATTAGCTGATTACATGTATGCTAATGTTAAATATCGTGATGATAAGTATCCATTAACTACAGCTAAAGGTGTTGGTTTCATGAGACCGTATTTTGAAGTTTCAGGTGCTTGTGGTGGATGTGGTGAAACACCATACTATCGTTTGGCTTCACAATTATTTGGTAAGGATATGATGATTGCTAATGCTACTGGATGTAGTTCAATTTATAGTGGTTCTACTCCTTCTACACCTTGTGCGATTGATGGAAATGGTCAAGGACCAGCATGGGCTAACTCATTATTCGAAGATAATGCTGAATTTGGTTTCGGAATGAAATTAGCTGAAAATTATAAAGTTGGGCATCTATTACGTATTATTGAAGAAAATAAAGATGCTTGTGAACCGGAACTGAAGGCTTTATTGGAAGAGTATGTTGAAATCAATGGTGATCGCGCTAAAGAAAGAGAGCTTGTGCCTCAAATCATGACTGCGGTTAAAGCTTCAAGCAACGAAGCAATTAAAGAATTGTTAAATCATGAAGGAGATATGGTAAGTAAATCTCAATGGATCATTGGTGGTGATGGATGGGCTTATGATATCGGCTATGGTGGATTAGATCATGTTATTGCAAGTAACCAAAATGTTAATATTTTAGTACTTGATACTGAAGTATATTCTAATACAGGCGGACAATCTTCTAAATCATCTCAAGCTGGATCAATCGCCAAATTTACTGCTGGGGGTAAATCAGCTGCTAAAAAAGATTTAGCACAAATCGCTATGGCATATGGACATGTTTATGTTGCTCAAGTTGCTATGGGAGCAAATCCTGTACAAACAATTAAAGCATTCAAAGAAGCTGAAGCTTATAATGGACCTTCTTTAATCATTGCTTACTCTCCATGTATGGAACATGGTATTAAAGGTGGTCTTGCAAATCATCAAAGACAACAAAAAGATGCTGTATCTTGTGGATACTTCAACTTATTGAGATATGATCCTCGTCTTGAAGATGCAGGAAAGAATCCTTTGCAAGTTGATTCTAAAGCACCAGACTTTGATAAATTTAAAGATTTCTTGTTATCTGAAAACCGTTTTGCACAATTGTTAAAGGTTAATCCAGAACATGCGGAGGCATTAATGGAGAAATGTTTAGCTGATGCTAAAAAACGTCGTTTAAGATTAGATAGAATGGCATAA
- a CDS encoding glycosyltransferase family 4 protein has protein sequence MKIKLYFGQEDAIKKSGIGRAFVHQKKALELSGIPYTTDKDDLDYDILHINTVWPDSFKIINQARKYNKKIVYHAHSTEEDFKNSFMFSNTVSGVYKKWLISMYTKGDYIVTPTPYSKRILESYGITLPIKAVSNGVDLTQFNPSQEQIESFIQQYKIDSKDVVIISVGWLFERKGFDTFVSVAKKLPEYKFMWFGDIKLSRPTKKIKDLLDDLPQNVILPGYVSGDIIKGAYGRSNIFFFPSREETEGIVVLEALASKCNVLLRDIPVFSDWLENGVNCYKGNHTDDFVEIIKKMINGEYPSLVAQGYKVAKERELSKIGKELLEVYEETLNL, from the coding sequence ATGAAAATTAAATTATATTTTGGACAAGAAGATGCTATCAAAAAATCAGGAATTGGTCGTGCTTTTGTCCATCAAAAAAAAGCATTAGAATTATCAGGAATCCCTTATACTACAGATAAGGATGATTTGGATTATGATATTCTCCACATTAATACTGTATGGCCTGATAGTTTTAAGATAATAAATCAAGCACGAAAGTATAATAAAAAGATTGTATATCATGCTCATAGCACAGAAGAAGATTTTAAAAATTCTTTTATGTTTTCTAATACTGTTTCAGGGGTTTATAAAAAATGGCTGATCAGTATGTATACAAAAGGTGATTATATTGTAACTCCGACTCCTTATTCAAAGCGGATTTTAGAATCTTATGGAATTACACTTCCAATTAAAGCAGTTTCGAATGGTGTTGATTTGACACAGTTTAATCCTAGTCAAGAACAAATTGAATCGTTTATTCAGCAATACAAAATTGATTCTAAAGATGTTGTTATTATTTCGGTAGGTTGGCTATTTGAAAGAAAAGGATTTGATACTTTTGTATCGGTGGCAAAGAAATTGCCTGAGTATAAATTTATGTGGTTTGGTGATATTAAATTATCACGTCCTACAAAAAAGATTAAAGATTTACTAGATGATTTACCTCAAAATGTTATTTTACCAGGCTATGTTAGCGGTGATATAATTAAAGGGGCTTATGGAAGAAGTAATATATTCTTTTTCCCATCAAGAGAAGAAACTGAGGGAATAGTTGTATTGGAAGCTTTGGCAAGTAAATGTAATGTTTTACTGCGTGATATTCCTGTTTTTTCAGATTGGTTAGAAAATGGCGTGAACTGTTACAAAGGTAACCACACAGATGATTTTGTTGAAATCATTAAAAAGATGATTAACGGAGAATATCCTTCATTAGTTGCGCAAGGCTATAAAGTAGCTAAAGAGAGAGAACTATCAAAGATAGGGAAAGAATTATTAGAGGTGTATGAAGAAACGCTGAACCTCTAA
- a CDS encoding lysylphosphatidylglycerol synthase transmembrane domain-containing protein, protein MDKKSNKKYFLNIILILVLGATVIYFTMKDDLHASLRALTTASPLWIVISFALMSIYFLLDGINLYTFGKLYKKDYSYKQGFVNSISGTFFNGVTPFSSGGQFAQVYIFNKQGIAPTNSASILLMAFIVYQSVLVLFTAVVMIFRYQAYSSMYSEFFSLAILGFLINFFVITGLFLGAKSKRLQDFICNNIVKALSKIRIVKNYEDTSIKIARSLENFRTELNVLLKNKNVLIKSSLINLFKLLIMYSIPFFAAKALNLNVSFIQIFDFIGICSFVYMITAFVPIPGASGGSEGVYYMLFSPILGAVGTPTTLLVWRFVTYYLGLIIGGIIFATNREINRSE, encoded by the coding sequence ATGGATAAGAAATCTAATAAAAAATATTTCCTTAATATTATTTTAATTCTTGTTTTAGGGGCAACTGTAATTTATTTTACAATGAAAGATGATTTACATGCTTCTTTAAGAGCATTAACAACGGCCTCGCCTTTATGGATTGTTATTTCCTTTGCATTAATGTCTATATATTTTTTATTAGATGGAATTAATCTATATACTTTTGGTAAGTTATATAAAAAGGATTATAGTTATAAGCAAGGGTTTGTAAATTCGATTTCAGGAACTTTTTTTAATGGGGTTACCCCCTTTTCTAGTGGGGGTCAATTTGCACAAGTCTATATTTTTAATAAGCAGGGAATTGCCCCAACTAACTCTGCTAGTATTTTATTGATGGCTTTTATTGTTTACCAGTCAGTACTAGTTTTATTTACTGCAGTAGTGATGATTTTCCGTTATCAGGCTTATAGTTCAATGTATTCAGAATTTTTTTCATTAGCAATTTTAGGCTTCTTGATTAATTTCTTTGTTATTACTGGACTATTTTTAGGTGCTAAATCAAAGCGATTACAAGATTTTATTTGTAATAATATTGTAAAAGCGTTAAGTAAAATAAGAATTGTAAAAAACTATGAAGATACTTCTATTAAAATTGCACGTTCACTTGAAAACTTTAGAACAGAGTTAAACGTGTTATTAAAAAATAAGAATGTATTGATAAAATCATCATTAATTAATTTGTTTAAATTATTAATTATGTATAGTATTCCCTTCTTTGCAGCAAAAGCATTAAACCTTAATGTTTCATTTATCCAAATATTCGATTTTATTGGTATTTGTTCATTTGTTTATATGATTACTGCCTTTGTTCCGATTCCTGGAGCAAGTGGCGGGAGCGAAGGAGTTTATTATATGTTATTTAGCCCTATTTTAGGGGCTGTTGGTACGCCAACAACATTATTAGTATGGCGCTTTGTAACCTACTATTTAGGACTAATTATTGGTGGTATCATTTTTGCAACTAATCGAGAAATAAATAGATCGGAGTAA